The genomic DNA GCTATCTTCATTAGCAATTGTTATTACTCTAATGAGCTGTTAATGAGTAGTTAATTAAGAAAATCCTTCCTCATCCTGCTCTTTAGCTTAATGAACAGATTGTTGCAGTAATTATGGGTTATTGAAGAATTGATTAATAGTTAACAGTATAATAAATATGTGACACAAATGCATAGTTTAGAATAATACGTCCTGCTAGGGAAAAGCTGCAGAGTCCTTAATCTGTCAAGCTCGGATAATTAAACATTCTGCTTTCCAGCAGAGGTtctcaaccctggtcctggagaacTCCCTGTCCTGCACCTGTTATTGTCCCTGCTCCCAACTTCACCCGAGTAAAAGCAGTTAATTAGCTGACTTGTTAGATTAAGTGTGTTAAAGGTTCATATCAGTGTCATGCATATGAAAATTGAAAAGGCAGAAAGGGTTTAGAGTAACATGCTTTCTCCTTAATAAACGTCAGAAAAACCAGGGGTCAGGTGAGCATCATTACACCCTGCCCCTGCGTGTAAGGGCGGGGCTTGGTGGGGGAGAGGGTTGGCGTGAGCGCAGTATACGTGCATATGGCGTTGTGTTGTCTGCTTTCCCTCTTGTTTTGCTGCAACGTGACGGTGTGAAAAGCCGCAAGAACCCTCGCTTGCCTGGGGCTTCGTTCTCCACCATCGCGACGGCAACTCCACAGCCACGCCTGCTGCAGGAGCTAGGGGTCGCAGGAGAAGCAGGGGTGAAAGGTCGCTTGAGATTTGTAAGAGTCTCATCTTTTCGATGGAGCTGACCTTTGAGGAGCTGCATCGTCGAGAGAAGATCCATCAACATCTGAtcctgaaacacaaacacacagtgtgagtactctgtgtgtgtgtgtgtgtgtgcctattTGATGAGAGCTGAGTTAAGGACAGTGCCAcaacgatgtgtgtgtgtgtttatataataaCCTGTTTGATTAGTGTTGAGTCGGCAGTGTTAAGGGATATGCGGAGTTTCTCTCCATCAGTATAATGACAGCATGCTCGCCCTCCAGACTGCAGCTTCAACACCAGTGTACGCAGATCAGCACGCAATTGCCTCAAagtctacacacacagaaacatcaGGATGAAACCCTGGTAAACAAACGTGTATCACCTGCTGTGACCTAATCCTCTCCCTGTTCCCTTCACTACTTTGTGGCACTGTAGTATATAAGAAACAAGGTTAGTGTTCATTCATGAATTTGATTTATCCTATAAACTTCGTGTTCCTATCACACACACTATTCACATTTCTTGTTTAAATTAGCAGGGTGCATCATGCGTAATCTGTAGGCTGACAGGGTGCTAACATTTAATGGACACAAACCCTCATGCTGATGCTCTAAACGGTTTGATGGGTTTGAACATCACTACAATGTAACACATGCTCAAACATTCTGCCTggcggttaaaaaaaaaaccacactcacacacacatctaataTTTAATTCGACCACCTTTAGCTTAAGgccagtttgtgtgtgaaaatgattcctcatgctccaagagccactcttttacaatctgagtcctggaatatggccctgcctttaggggaaaaaaactcaattgattgcataacctggtcattcagtacattcagctaGTCAGCTGTCTTAACTCTACTGCCACATAGCGTTGCTGTGCTAAGTTGAGAATTCAGCAATGTATTATCACACACCTTCTGTCCTTCGATGAGTTTACGCTCTGCAGATGCAGTCAGGCTGGAGGCTCCGGGATGATCCTGAAAACGCCTCAGCTCTGAGAAAGACACAATAAGGCATAAAAGTGATCAGAAATGTCAGgaacatttaaacttttttttttttttttacaaaaacacacaactgTTGTGGAATTTGGTGGTCAGCCAAATCTCTTTGAGTTCCAACGGCAAACTCTGACACTTGATTGCTATCAGCAatatcaaggtttttttttatagctccAATGAGCAAGGTCTTTAACTCCCAAGCGCTCAGATACAATTTGCTCagataaaatacaatttttacagcgcgagtgtaaagcaaaagcaagtctcattagagagatgagagagattttactttatattttgtggtaattatttttatgtaattattttttgggTCTGTGGAaggaataatttgagttttcattatttcttatgggaaaattcgatttggtttacgagcgtTAACTCAAATATGAGCCTGTTTCcgaaatgaattatgcttgtaatttAAGGTTCCGCTGTAAATGGaaacagaaaataatgtaattatggTGCAAGAAAGCAAAGGAGAGTCAGCCAAATCTTAACCCCTTAAtgtgttgtgttgtattttATCTTACCCAGCGTTTTGAGTGTAAGCTCGGTTTGTTTGAGGTCAAGCTCAGCTCGGCACTGCTCCAGCTCGGATTTAACTTGTGCTAATTCAGCTTTAGTGTGTTCCAGCTCTGCATGTTCATGCTGGCTGCTGGGTTTGTGCGATGTCGCTATGCGCTGTGATCGGCGTGGTCCATCACACTCCACCACAGGAGGAAGGGTAGGAGCTGTActtgctctctccctctctttcagtGCTGCACTGAGCTCCCGGATCTGATCGTCTCGTTCCTGAAACGCAGGGGTTTCAGCACATTTCAATAATGTACAATGTAATGTTGCATTCAATAATGTTCAGGACTGCATGTCTCACCTCTAGCTCCTGactgtagtatttctttaaGCTGTTTTTCAGGTTGTTGATTTTGTTCTCACAACGATTCTCCATCAGTTCCCTCTCACTCTCCATTGTCTCACTGCAGtcagaaacagagaaaaaaggaagacagaaatgttgagttaaaaaaatgactttacatttacagtgcCTGTGAACTGAAATAGGCACCtctattctattttaaaaataggTGCGTTTACATGAACCCCAATATTACATCAATAACTGGAATCAATCCCAATCAccataaaaatgcatcatgcaCAGTCTGATGTGATCAATGCCAATTAGAATAAATTTTCATTAGGAAGGAGAGCAGTGGTATAAACCTTTAATAATCGGTTCAATACATAAATATTTGCCATGCAATGCACTTTATCTGATCTGTGTCTGTTACCTGAAGTCGAGCTGCATGCGGTTGATGACCTCCATCATCTCCGAACACACCTGCTCTCTGATCTTCAGCTCCAGTTCATCTTTTTCCTCTCGCTGACGCAGGACCTCTCGTTTTAGAACATTAATCGCCTTTAGTAGAGCCTAGACACAAACATTACGTTACTTTTGTGGGACTAAAGAGAGATTCCTGAATGCTAGTAAAATCTTAGTTAATGTACGGATAATGTATAAGTGGTTCTGTCCACATCTTAGTGCTGTATCTAAATTCCACAATTTAcaaaatttcttttattcatttatttgcatatgaaATGCTGGTGGAATCCATTCCTTTGTCTAAAGAGCTGAAGTGGTACATGGCCAGGACTATTTCCTAGAGCTCACACTCCAGATGCAAGTCTCTTACGTCAGGCTGGAACATGCTGATATCCTCCTCGTCATCActatcctcctcctcttcttccatCAGAGTGTCATCTATAGGGGCATCACGCAGCAAGGAGAGGATGTAGGCCACTCGACTCTTAGAGGCAGGACCATGGACCAGCTAGGATGGCAACATTAGTACAAAAtgagtgtaagagtgtgtgtgtgtgtgtgtgtgtgcataatgtACAGTCAGTACCAttaaaaggtttggacacatcAGTCAAAATTTGGACACAAATTTGGATTTGTGTAATTATGTAATAGTAATTATGTAACatcaaacacaacaaaaaaacgtAACTCTGAGGCAGAGGAgatgttcatttagagttaccagcctcaaaaatcaccaattaacagcgcCTCAGaatagagccgttatgaaggcttcaTAGAGCATAAGTTCCAGATCTCAATATCTCAACatctgttcaaagaagattattacatattttggaTGTCTTTAGCCTTGTTTTAAATTGTggaaagaaacagaaattaggaaagaccatggaattaaaaggtgtgtccaaacttttgactggtagtgtacgcGCCTACGAGTAGTGCAGGGCGCATActtgtgtaaatgtgttacCTGTGTGGCGATGGCAGAGAACTTGAGGGCGTGCAGTGTCTCATCGTAACTAGAACAGCAGGAATTAATGTTGACCATCATGCAGGCGCGGCCGAGTCCTAAGAAGTAACTCTGCAGTACTCGGGTTAGTTTACTGTCCCGGAAAGGAACGACCTGCGCCGGACGCTGCCTACAATACAATCAACACTCAAGATAATCAGCACATTTACCAGCCAGGGGGTAACACATTAATCACTTAAGAACATTAGTGTGTTGTGCACGTTGTGTAGTGCACATACTCACCTGTACGTCTGGTTGTGTCTCATGGCACTGATGCAGCGTCCCAGTGTGAGCAAGGAAGTGTTGATGTTGTTCGCCTCTTTCATCCTGTCTCCGTTCTGCTGATCTTTACAGCGCTCAGAGCCAgccaggtcacacacacacaacctgaaagaacacacgcatacacccattaatattaatacaccCATTAGTATCTTTGATTACAATAAAGGTATTGTTAATTATGGTATTCAACTGACTTCAATGTATGAATACctgaatacatacatacaaatttCTAAATTCCAGAAAATTTTTGGACATCCAAAAATTTATTTCGAACATTAAAAGGTTAAGGGATGATGACTAGGGGTTAGGGTTATGCTTTAGGTGTAATTTGGCACGTTCTCACATTCTTTCTAAGTGAAAAAATGGTGATGAAATGTGTAATTGTGGAACTTACTCGCTGATTTGTGTGGTGCCCCCTTCTGGCTGGAAATGCAGCACTCTTACAGTAAATACACTGTGGCTGAAACACATAAGTACACAAGTTACAAGTTACACACATGAATATTATTAATTGTAATGATGCCTAAACAGTGAACTATTTGTTTTATGAAGGACCTGACAggctgtgtttctgtgtgtgtgtgctgtggagTACATTGTGCGTTTACCTGCGGCTGGAGTTGTGGTTGAGGTGTGTGCTGGCAAAGCTTTGGTTGCTCCGGCCAACAGTGAGCACTCGCCATGCCTCATCAGCACTGCGCACATTCACCCAAGTCAAATCTGCAGACAACACATTTACATATTAACACAACTCTGTTCAACTTAACACTAACATCTGTTTAAAACAACACCACACTTACAGAAACACAAGGCTATTTAACACAAGTTAATATGTTCCCCACATCATCCAGGTCACATGGCTTACTTTAGAATTCTGGAGTCGGAAGTTAACTTACTCGTTAAGTAACATTCATTTGTTAAtcttattaatgaattattaagacttatcctgtgtacaggccAGGGTATACTAGGAGACTTTaagcacgaggtggggtacacaatAGACAGGGCGCCcttccatcgcaggacacacacacacacacacacaatgggcaattttgggaatgccaattaacctaatctgcatgtgggaggaaacccggagTACCCAGttgaaaaccaccaagcataaaataaaaaaaaaatcaaataagtaaataaaaataaaatg from Clarias gariepinus isolate MV-2021 ecotype Netherlands chromosome 19, CGAR_prim_01v2, whole genome shotgun sequence includes the following:
- the kif20a gene encoding kinesin-like protein KIF20A, which codes for MSAPVYSDEEECVLESTAADLGSHAHARRFQAPITELSVIGPAETHTQQVNKGERMEDKLQVFLRVRPLTDAERQRGEDQGSVCVLSEDTLLLKAPKDSHSMKIAERGVSQSVHKFNFTRIFKEAASQHEVYDQTMKEMVRDVLHGENRLLYTYGVTNSGKTYTIQGSAGEAGLLPRALVSVFTALGGQLYPRADLKPVLKQEVRRLSDTEVRIEEDRRHGLLREEEVCRQRGGVNASVSWDSGISGLSAITRLEDTDGMCLDMDGAGLGDVTVDKTLQFSIWVSFYEIYNEFVYDLLEPPMSLHTQKRNTLRLSDDKHGNVYVKDLTWVNVRSADEAWRVLTVGRSNQSFASTHLNHNSSRSHSVFTVRVLHFQPEGGTTQISELCVCDLAGSERCKDQQNGDRMKEANNINTSLLTLGRCISAMRHNQTYRQRPAQVVPFRDSKLTRVLQSYFLGLGRACMMVNINSCCSSYDETLHALKFSAIATQLVHGPASKSRVAYILSLLRDAPIDDTLMEEEEEDSDDEEDISMFQPDALLKAINVLKREVLRQREEKDELELKIREQVCSEMMEVINRMQLDFSETMESERELMENRCENKINNLKNSLKKYYSQELEERDDQIRELSAALKERERASTAPTLPPVVECDGPRRSQRIATSHKPSSQHEHAELEHTKAELAQVKSELEQCRAELDLKQTELTLKTLELRRFQDHPGASSLTASAERKLIEGQKTLRQLRADLRTLVLKLQSGGRACCHYTDGEKLRISLNTADSTLIKQDQMLMDLLSTMQLLKGQLHRKDETLTNLKRPFTPASPATPSSCSRRGCGVAVAMVENEAPGKRGFLRLFTPSRCSKTRGKADNTTPYARILRSRQPSPPPSPALTRRGRV